A DNA window from Engystomops pustulosus chromosome 6, aEngPut4.maternal, whole genome shotgun sequence contains the following coding sequences:
- the AANAT gene encoding serotonin N-acetyltransferase, with the protein MSVLNALPFMRPVHIRSPRQQRRHTLPASEFRCLSPEDAVSVFEIEREAFISVSGECPLHLDEVRHFLTLCPELSLGWFEEGRLVAFIIGSLWDQDKLNQDALTLHKPHGSTVHIHVLAVHRTFRQQGKGSILLWRYLQYLRCLPFARRAALMCEDFLVPFYSKCGFKAVGPCDITVGDLTFIEMQCPVKGHAFMRRNSGC; encoded by the exons ATGTCTGTGCTGAATGCATTGCCTTTCATGAGGCCAGTCCATATCCGATCACCGCGCCAGCAGAGACGCCATACACTTCCTGCCAGTGAATTCCGCTGTCTTTCTCCAGAAGATGCAGTCAGTGTATTTGAGATTGAAAGAGAAG CCTTCATTTCAGTGTCCGGGGAATGTCCCCTCCATCTGGATGAGGTTAGACATTTCTTGACCCTTTGTCCGGAGCTGTCGCTTGGCTGGTTTGAAGAGGGGAGACTTGTGGCATTTATCATTGGGTCGCTATGGGATCAGGATAAGCTCAATCAG GATGCCCTCACCCTGCACAAACCCCATGGATCTACTGTCCACATCCATGTCCTGGCTGTCCACCGCACGTTCCGGCAGCAAGGCAAGGGATCCATCCTGCTCTGGCGTTACCTCCAGTACCTGCGCTGTCTGCCTTTCGCACGACGGGCTGCGCTAATGTGTGAAGATTTTCTGGTTCCTTTCTACTCCAAGTGTGGCTTCAAGGCAGTGGgcccctgtgacatcaccgttGGAGACCTGACCTTTATTGAGATGCAGTGTCCTGTTAAAGGTCATGCCTTTATGCGCAGAAATAGTGGTTGCTAG